The genome window ATGTATTTTGCTTTGATTAATTTACCATACAAGTGATTGACAGTCGAGGAAGAAAAAGGTGGATACACCGAGAATGGTTCAACGGTACAATGTTCAAGTTATGATGAATGGAATGAAGGTAAATGGATAGTATCGCAATCCATTCGGACAACACAATCAAATGGAAGCACTAATATTGCATTATCACCAATAAATAATGCGTTGATCTTCTAATTGCAAATTAAAGGTATAGCTGTTTTACATATCTCAAGTTGTGCTACATACAAAACACTATCACAATCTCTCAATTTAGAacaagtttaacttttatataccGACAACGATAATTAGGTTCATTAAAAGATGGTCAATACTAAACCAACCGTTCATAAAAGTGGATGAAAAGTTAGGCAATATATCTACCAAatacattgataatataaaaacttcTTACCCTGCTAGCGTGAATCAAGTTAAATCTGTTTACAGGATTTTTTGCTTTGCATACCGTTTGCTCCAGAGATCAAACGTAAAAGTAAACTTGAGCTTGGATCAAGAACATAAAGAAAATACAGAATGGGGTTGATTTTCTAGCTTTAAAACATAATTACATTGGCAGCGTAATTGTAGTCCCTACAGTGCATTCTGAGGTGAATCAGTGTCAAATGAGTCCCTTTGATAAGTCTGcaaatattcttcttcttctggcTGCTGAGTCCGTGGCTCATCACCTTGCCAAGTCCACACAATATCTTTCAATGCTGGtcttatatccttcttcatcatcTTCTTATACTCTATAGTATCTCCACTATTTTTCTTCACCTCAACAAAGTGAAAATTTGGAGTTACTACAAAGATTTCTGTATCGATAGATAACACTccttttcttccttctttagatCCTTCTAACTTCAATAACCCTCCATCTTTTTTCATCACCTTCAACTTTAAACGCTTAGCTACATCCTCTAGCTTTGAGATGATTGTTTTCGCCGGTTGCCTTGATGTAAATCTGACTTCCCTCTTTTTGTTTCTTTCTTCAAACAAGCCAGACAAGTCAAAACCAGTTGACAATGAGATAATATCAAATGCATTCAAGTGTGCAGGCTTGGCCATTTCTGGCTTTGGCTCTGTATTCTCACAAACACTAAAAACAGCATCATCATTTTCAAGTGCTGCCTCCTTTGACTCTGCATCTTTAAGCATTGAGTCAGCATTATCTTTAATTGGTTTCAGTTGCAAGCCTTTCTTGAACCAAGAATTCTCCATTATCTTGGAAATGGATATTCTTGTGCTTGGATTTGGATCTAATATTTTCGATATAAGCCTGCGAGCATCAGGAGGGAACCAGTTAGGACATCTGAACTCAGCCTTACCAATCATTTTGTACATCTCCATTAGATTTGAATCATGGAATGGTAGATAACCAGCCAAAAGGACATATAATATCACCCCACATGACCAAATATCAGCTTTAGCACCATCATATCCTCTTCTGTTTATCACTTCTGGTGCAACATAAGCTGGTGTCCCACATGTGGTATGAAGCAAACCATCTTGTCTCTTAGATTCTGCAAGGGCACTCAATCCAAAATCTGAAATCTTTAAATTTCCATTTTCATCAACCAATAGATTCTCTGGTTTCAGATCTCTGTGATAAACCCCTCTACTATGACAGAAATCAATAGCACTAATCAACTGCTGAAAATACTTTCTTGCAACATCTTCTTTTAACTTCCCTTTAGCCACCTTGTTAAATAGCTCTCCTCCTTTCACATATTCCATCACAAAATAGATCTTCTTTTTGCTGGCCATGACCTCATAGAGCTGTACAATATTAGAGTGTCTAACCAATCTCATGACCGAAATTTCGCGTTTGATTTGATCAATCATCCCAACTTTCACAATCTTCTCCTTATCAATCATCTTAATTGCCACATTCAACCGAGTCTTAAGGTCTCTTGCATGATGGACCTTAGCAAAAGTGCCTTGTCCCAACAATTTCCCTAACTCATACCTTTCCATTAGTACAGTACTCCCCTTACTCTCCATATCAACTTCAGCAAAccaaagtaattaaactaactaTTTTGCCCCCAATGAAACTCAATATTTATATACAAGATGCAAGATTTATCAAGGATTGAACAACTCAACCATCTTCACTAATATTGTGATACGATACTATTTGACCCTGAAAATATCTAGCAGGGTTTGACATTTGATGAGAGAATCTGGATGAAACTACAGGTGCAACCTCATCAAGTAAAAAGGAAAGTTTAAATAGAGCTTCAATCTCAAGAACCTCAGAGAAAGACTTCCTAGCATTTAAGCACATCTTTCAGCATTCCCTGGTCTTTTTAATGGACTAGAGAATACTAAAGAGGATGAACCAACTTACAAACAGGAATCTTTAACTGCTAAGAACCTCAAGTTTCCACACTGAGCAAATGATTTGTTTACCTGAATCAAATCATAAAGGGTAACTAAGAATACAGTTTAACATAATTGGTTTTGCAGGATTAACTAATATATGCTGACAGTATAAATATTTCAAAACTATCAGGTCACATAAAAACCAATTAAGTGCTAAATATATTAACttcattataaaaataagatAGCTCATAGCTGCAAACAAATCCACGGGTCCCTGAATCAGAGGCTGTCAAGATCAAAtaatttaaaagaaaagaaaaaagcaaaaataCTTTAAAGATCAATTCTTTGATTTaggaaaacaaataaaaaaaaaagtgttCTATTAGCATAAGTTTTGAACAAGTATCGAATCTTGATTTCATTGTCACTCTGAGAAACCAAGAAGAAATGGAAAATGGATGAACCATTTttgatagaaaaagaaaagaaacttaGTCCAAAATGATTAAGGCATACAATCCATAAATAAAACTGCAGAAACAGACAGAAGATTATGAAGAGCAACATATACAGAACAATTAACAAGCCAATGCAAAAACTTAGAAAAATTGTAATACGGTGAATCTGGTTACCTTCAAAGTGAAGAATTACTCAAAACCAGCAGCAGCCTTAAGAAAGATTGATGATTAAGTACGTGGTTTTTGTGTTAATATTTGTGAAAATATTTGGACAGACACAGAATATGGGAAAAGGCATGGGCTTTTTATACCAGCTCTTTGTCTACTATTGCTAGTTGTTTAAAATAATACACCGTCCTACCTAAATTGTAGCTTACTGTTTAGCTTTTCCAATTTTGATTAGTATAGACATCTTAAACCCGATATTAACTTCTATACACTTTTAGCGTGAAATAAGTTCTTACACTGTCCTAAGCGAAAACTAAAAGTAACCTTCATAAAAAGTGGGACTAATAACTGCTCAAATAGATTAAATTCTATGTTGTTTGTACTCTTCAAAAATGCTTTCGGGTAAATATGTACTTATtggaggaattttcagaaaccactattgtttagtagctattaacttcctataagtataatatatataattacttcctatagctactatttaGTTGTTACGGTCGTGTATttgcgctgctgtattcatgaatacatcagCAAAAAGCGCATAAAAATCaaggcagtccagctgtacgcgtatgtattcacatgtattcacgccatgtattcatgaatacaacagcaaaaagcgcctaaaatcagggcagtccagttgtacgcgcatgtattcacatgtattcgcgctgctgtattcatgaatacaacagcaaaaagcgcatgaatacagcagcaaaaagcgcctaaaatcagggcagtccagctatacacgcatgtattcacatgtatttgcgccatgtattcatgaatacagtaacgacaatcaccttaaaaatatgtATGCCCAATTgtctaataacggaaataatatcaattagcgtgatacactcttaatataactcaacaaaatcaattctaacatgcctcattatcaacccaCAACCCAACTAATTAGAATGatttttcagttgtatataacttttgtatttagtgtgttttgattttttttttttttttactattgcattcattagattcaacgtttgtatttactgtattcgctattttatatgtagtgtattcaaatatatttgtattaatagtattttagttattcctaatacatgttattgctgttgtattcagtatatttcattggttATATTCACTGTATTTCACCCGCCATGCACATCGTCATATCCCCCGACCGTCTGCCCGATATGGCCACTAAAATCATTCagtgtattttactgtattttaaaattaaatgtatttaTTGTTTATATTTTGTTCTATTTTAATGTTTGTATTCAGTGCATTTCAATCTTTATATCATGTATTCATGCATGAATACAGATATATTCAGCTGTATTGAAAAAATACAAACCTTTGAAATACACAAATACaagcaaaaaaatatatttatgcaAAAACACAATgtatttgagtgaatttgtatagaatacaatatatttgtatcattgtatctgactaaatagcaaagaagagaagaaagttcgccggagatggcatttttcggccaagcaaaatattgtatacattgtattaaaactaaaaatggagacgaacaaaAACCCCGACCCTCGAATCTTCTCCGGCGTAAAAAATATTGCAGTATCCGTGTAAAGGACCGTGTAGAGGAATCCATTGCAATATCTGGCGTAGAAGAAAGCCGCAATGGCCCTCTTGTTTCAAAGTTGTTGAATCAGCAATTGAAGAGGAAAATTGATGTTTTATGCTTGAGCCGACCAAAAACCCAAAAACTTTAACACTTACCACGAATTTTTGGAGCAAAAACGTTGAAAGTGAGAGAGAGAATCGTGCTTCAAAAATCGCGAATACAATCTTGCTGTGAGAGAGAGATCgtggagagagaaagaagaaatatTTTGCTGTGATTTTGGGAGAGAATAACTGAAATAATGAGAGAGAAAATGGTACATAGCATATTTAATGCCTTAATGGTAGTGTATACCATAaaatacctattttgctataaaaaataaaatatagctataaaaaataatattttaaaagagttttgatttataataaatagggtgtaaacttttgctataggaggtaaaatttcgtATAATAAACTGTGAGCATAATGGGTTGTGGGTTCGGTCCATAAACTACAAATCCGCCTATGAGTCCAAAcaatataaattaaattaaattgataatataaataatattttatgcaaacaatgtatataagttaaatccaaTTTGTAACGTGTGATATTTCTCGAGTAGTTTCTGAAATTGTCTCTATTAAAGAATTTATCGTCTAGTACTTGATCAAATTAGCCGTAGACAGTGGCGAAGCCAGGAAATTCAATAAGAgtgttcaaattttgaacaccctttgTCAGTGGGTTATGCAAAGGTGTTCAAAgtatatttttaatcaataacaaataatattttaccttatacgtaatataatttttcggcgaatggtggtcagttgaccacctTTGGACGAACATAGCTTCGCCCTGGCTGTAGATTACGGAAAGTGAAACAATTTAAAACAGAAATCTTTACAGAATTGGCAATCTCTAAATGGTTAAATAGAATGGCACTGTAATTGCCATCTGTATTCATGATACAGGCGAAGCCATAGAGGTACATAAAATTAATATATCAGAATATTCATTATTTGTTTACCATATTGCTTTTGTCCGCAAGATAATATTATGACATGCACATAGGACAATTCTTGGCAAAAAAGAAATAATCATTGTGATAATAATATTTAATATAGTTGGTGACAGCAACTGAGGTAGATCTTATCTCTGGCCACTGTTtcctcttttatttatttttaatatgatCAACAATTTCTTTATTAGGTttctttattaaaaataa of Nicotiana tomentosiformis chromosome 7, ASM39032v3, whole genome shotgun sequence contains these proteins:
- the LOC104097867 gene encoding CBL-interacting protein kinase 2-like, with the protein product MESKGSTVLMERYELGKLLGQGTFAKVHHARDLKTRLNVAIKMIDKEKIVKVGMIDQIKREISVMRLVRHSNIVQLYEVMASKKKIYFVMEYVKGGELFNKVAKGKLKEDVARKYFQQLISAIDFCHSRGVYHRDLKPENLLVDENGNLKISDFGLSALAESKRQDGLLHTTCGTPAYVAPEVINRRGYDGAKADIWSCGVILYVLLAGYLPFHDSNLMEMYKMIGKAEFRCPNWFPPDARRLISKILDPNPSTRISISKIMENSWFKKGLQLKPIKDNADSMLKDAESKEAALENDDAVFSVCENTEPKPEMAKPAHLNAFDIISLSTGFDLSGLFEERNKKREVRFTSRQPAKTIISKLEDVAKRLKLKVMKKDGGLLKLEGSKEGRKGVLSIDTEIFVVTPNFHFVEVKKNSGDTIEYKKMMKKDIRPALKDIVWTWQGDEPRTQQPEEEEYLQTYQRDSFDTDSPQNAL